In Edaphobacter aggregans, the sequence GGCTTGCGACCAACGTGGATGATCGACGGTCGGGTTGACATTGGAATAGAAGCCGTATTCGCTGGAGTTTTGATCGTTCCAGGTGGTGTGAGGCTGCTTGTCGGTGAAGTGAAATTTGACGATGGACTTCGCGTTCTTGAAACCGTACTTCCAAGGCATGACCACGCGGATGGGAGCACCGTTCTGGTTGGGCAGGGTCTGGCCGTAGCAGCCAAAGGTCAGTAGGGCCAGAGGATTCATCGCTTCGTCGAGGCGAAGTCCTTCAGAGTAAGGCCAATCGAAGCCGCCAGGGAGGTTCATCTGCTTGCGGTCGGCAAGCGAGAGGAACTGGACGAATTTGGCGCTGGGAAGCGGCTCGCAGAAGCTGATGAACTGGGAGAGCGAGTAGCCGTCCCAGGGGATGACCATGGACCAGGCTTCGACGCAGCGGTGGCGGTAGACGCGGCTCTCGATGGGGCGGTACTTCATGATGCTGTCGATGTCGAGCGTCAGAGGCTTTTTGACCATGCCTGTGACCTGAACGGTCCAGGGGCGGGTCTTGAGGGTGTGGGCGTTTCTGGCAGGGTCGGATTTGTCGGTGCCGAACTCGTAGAAGTTGTTGTAGGTAGTGGCTTTGTTGAAGGGGGTCTGGGGTTCAGTGGTGGTGTATTGGCTTGGTGCGGCGTGAAGGTCGTCGGCAGCTTGTATGGGGGTGGGGTGGACGAGGGCCGGTATCCGAGTGGCGGCGATGGCGCCTGCTCCAAGAGCAGCGGCTCCCGTGAGGAAGCGGCGACGGGTCTGTTGATGATTTTCAAAGGCCTCTTGAGGGGTGATGTCGGAGGAGCGGATACCCGCGTCGAAACGGTTGGACTTGCGTAGGAGCATGTTGAACGGTCCCTTCTGTTGCCAGCAACGCTAAAGGTAAGACTGGGCATACCTGCCGTTGGATAGATTACGCCTGAGGTGGGCGATTGGATGGCGAAAAGTGCGGCCGAACGTTTGGGGTCTGCCTTTAGGAACGGCAGATGATCCCCTGCGGAGATGACAAGCAAGAAAGGCAAGAGCAATTGCACGGACGAGACAGAAGGGGGCGAGTTGGTGCAAACTGTTCGGATGATAAGCGGCGCGCAGGAACGACAGCTGATGGATGCGGCGGATATGTTGCTCGACGCGCGGAGAACATGTAAGCCGATCATGGATCTTCCAGTGGATCACCGACCGACGACGCTGGAAGAGGCGTACTTCGTACAGGACCGCATGTCGTGGGCGTATGAGGCGATAGGCGGATGGAAGGTTGGGGCTCC encodes:
- the msrP gene encoding protein-methionine-sulfoxide reductase catalytic subunit MsrP is translated as MLLRKSNRFDAGIRSSDITPQEAFENHQQTRRRFLTGAAALGAGAIAATRIPALVHPTPIQAADDLHAAPSQYTTTEPQTPFNKATTYNNFYEFGTDKSDPARNAHTLKTRPWTVQVTGMVKKPLTLDIDSIMKYRPIESRVYRHRCVEAWSMVIPWDGYSLSQFISFCEPLPSAKFVQFLSLADRKQMNLPGGFDWPYSEGLRLDEAMNPLALLTFGCYGQTLPNQNGAPIRVVMPWKYGFKNAKSIVKFHFTDKQPHTTWNDQNSSEYGFYSNVNPTVDHPRWSQARERRIDSTNSILPRFIPTQMFNGYSDQVASLYTGMNLKKYY